One Lysinibacillus sp. OF-1 DNA segment encodes these proteins:
- the modB gene encoding molybdate ABC transporter permease subunit: protein MSTDFWSPLRLSIEIAFVAGIIAIIAGIFMGKWMATHHFKGKLVLETVLLLPLVLPPTVVGFLLIVIFGKNSLLGNFIIWLFDQPVMFTWWAAVIASTIVAFPLMYQSAKTGFASVDRDIEHAARVDGANERQVFLFVSIPLALKALVSGGILSFTRALGEFGATLMFAGNIPGKTQTTPLAIYMAIDAGNMTLAWTWVLCMMAISFLLLLSIHLLKV from the coding sequence ATGAGTACCGATTTCTGGTCTCCACTTAGACTTTCCATTGAGATTGCCTTCGTCGCAGGCATTATCGCGATCATAGCAGGTATTTTCATGGGCAAATGGATGGCAACCCACCATTTTAAAGGCAAGCTAGTACTAGAAACCGTATTATTGTTACCCTTAGTATTACCTCCTACTGTAGTAGGCTTCCTGCTCATCGTCATTTTCGGGAAAAATAGTCTATTAGGAAATTTTATTATTTGGCTATTCGATCAGCCCGTCATGTTCACATGGTGGGCGGCGGTTATCGCTTCTACCATTGTTGCCTTTCCATTAATGTATCAATCGGCTAAAACAGGCTTTGCCTCTGTTGATCGCGATATTGAACATGCGGCACGTGTGGATGGGGCTAATGAACGGCAGGTCTTTCTTTTTGTATCAATTCCTCTTGCATTAAAGGCACTCGTGTCTGGCGGGATTTTAAGCTTCACTCGAGCTTTAGGTGAATTTGGGGCTACCTTAATGTTTGCGGGGAATATTCCAGGGAAAACACAAACAACACCGCTCGCTATTTATATGGCGATTGATGCGGGTAACATGACCCTTGCCTGGACATGGGTTTTGTGCATGATGGCTATTTCCTTCCTTTTGCTACTTAGCATTCATCTTCTAAAAGTATAA